One window of the Candidatus Wolbachia massiliensis genome contains the following:
- a CDS encoding ribonuclease D, producing the protein MGIFLHKDDLPVSLIPDNVRSIAVDTEAMGLLHVRDRLCLVQLSFNDDNAHLIQFKNDYTAPNLRKILGDKNITKIFHFARFDVSIIRYYLETWALPCYCTKIASRLARTYTDNHSLKELCLELLDTKLSKQQQSSDWGNENLTDKQKSYAASDVLYLHEIKEKLDLMLKRENRKELAHKCFEFLPTRVELDLIGWENADIFNHQM; encoded by the coding sequence ATGGGAATATTTCTACATAAAGACGACTTGCCAGTTAGTTTGATACCGGATAATGTAAGGTCCATCGCTGTTGATACAGAGGCAATGGGGTTACTTCATGTCAGAGATAGATTGTGCCTTGTGCAGCTCTCTTTCAATGATGACAACGCTCACTTGATTCAATTCAAAAACGATTACACAGCTCCAAATTTAAGGAAAATATTAGGAGATAAAAATATAACTAAAATATTTCACTTCGCGCGGTTTGACGTAAGTATCATACGTTATTATTTGGAAACTTGGGCACTTCCGTGCTATTGCACAAAGATAGCTTCACGTTTGGCTAGGACCTATACAGATAATCATAGCTTAAAAGAGTTATGTTTAGAACTACTTGATACTAAATTAAGTAAGCAGCAGCAATCTTCCGACTGGGGAAATGAAAATTTAACAGACAAACAAAAAAGTTATGCTGCGTCTGATGTTTTATATCTCCATGAAATAAAGGAAAAGCTAGATTTAATGTTGAAGCGTGAGAATAGAAAAGAATTGGCACATAAGTGCTTTGAATTTCTTCCTACTCGTGTTGAATTAGATTTAATTGGATGGGAAAACGCAGACATCTTTAACCACCAAATGTAA
- a CDS encoding transposase family protein produces MSLNYHKVNKHPRNFRDITGLKIEEFEKIVKKVRPEWEKLEKQKKRHGRTAKLPTLEDKMLCVILYYRTYITHRFLGCLFNLHNANICRLLKKIEPLLAKKITIKKDRTLTPERILKVLADVTEQQIQQPKESKKRKRSYSGKKKMTTMKTEIVIEESGQILSVSRSYRGKIHDFRIRKQEKLLPTDSIKHADSGYQGWQKLQSNVVIPYKKYRKKLLTEEQKEHNRELASFRMRVENKIRELKIFKILSYVYRNFQKKYNMRFNIIAGLVNLRHGF; encoded by the coding sequence ATGAGTCTAAATTACCATAAAGTAAATAAACACCCAAGAAATTTTCGAGATATAACGGGATTGAAAATAGAAGAATTCGAAAAAATTGTTAAAAAAGTAAGGCCAGAGTGGGAAAAGCTTGAAAAACAGAAAAAGCGCCACGGAAGAACTGCTAAATTACCAACGCTGGAAGATAAAATGCTGTGCGTAATTTTGTATTATCGGACCTACATAACCCACAGATTTTTGGGCTGCCTTTTCAATTTACATAATGCAAATATTTGCCGACTTTTGAAGAAAATAGAGCCGCTACTGGCCAAAAAAATTACCATAAAAAAGGACAGAACCCTAACTCCAGAGAGGATTTTGAAGGTACTGGCAGATGTTACAGAACAGCAGATACAGCAGCCAAAAGAAAGCAAAAAACGTAAGAGATCTTACTCAGGAAAGAAAAAAATGACGACTATGAAAACAGAAATTGTGATCGAAGAAAGTGGGCAAATTCTATCGGTTTCAAGATCTTACCGTGGGAAAATTCACGATTTTCGGATAAGAAAACAGGAGAAATTGCTGCCTACGGACAGTATAAAGCATGCTGATTCTGGCTATCAGGGATGGCAAAAGTTGCAAAGTAATGTTGTGATACCATACAAAAAATACCGAAAAAAGCTACTAACTGAGGAGCAAAAGGAGCACAACCGAGAGTTGGCATCATTTAGAATGAGGGTCGAAAATAAGATACGAGAATTGAAAATATTCAAGATTTTGTCGTACGTTTACCGCAACTTTCAGAAAAAATATAACATGAGATTTAACATAATAGCTGGTCTCGTGAATTTGAGGCATGGGTTTTAG